The Thermodesulfobacteriota bacterium DNA window GGGGTTATTCTCCCCACGTCTGTCCCCAATCTGCGGAAGTTCTCAGGAACGTCCCTGTTCTGCTCTTTTCACCAGCGCCCCGAAAAACGCGTCCGTTCCATGCTTATGAGGATAAAGGCGGAGAAATCCGTCCGGCGTCCAGGCATCCGCGGGGCCCGGCCACCCGACATGGGGGCCCGATAGCGCCGCATCGGGGCGCGATGAAAGAAAGGCGCGGACCACGTCCTCGTCCTCTTCGCGCAGGGGGGAACAGGTGCAGTACAGGAGCATCCCCCCGGGGCGGACCGACTCCCAGGCGTTCGCCAGGATCATCGCCTGGACGCGGGACATCGTCTCGACGGTTTCCGGTCGGAACCGCCACTTGGCGTCCGGGTTCCTGCGGATCACTCCCATCCCCGTGCAGGGGGCGTCCACCAGCACCTTGTCGTACACCCGGCGGGAGGAGGGGAGCGGGGCACGGGAGAAATCGTTCAGCGCGGTGTCGATTCCCGGGGCCGCCGTACGGGCCGCCGTTTCCCGAAGCATGCGGATGCGGGCCGCGGAAACGTCCGCCGCGACGATCGCCGCCTTTCCGCCCGCCAAGGCGGCGAGGTGGGTCGTCTTCCCGCCGGGGGCCGCGCACGCGTCCAGGATCCGCTCGCCGGGGGCCGGGGAAAGGAGCGGCGCAATGAGCTGCGCCCCCTCGTCCATCACCAGGTAGGCGCCCCGGCGGAAGGCGTCGTCGGAATGCACCGCCGGCGGCTTCCCGAGGACGATCCCGTCGGGGGCGAAACGGCACGGGGAGGGCTCCATGCCCTCCGAGGCGAATCGCGCCAGCAGCTCGGGGGCCGTCGTCCGGAACGGATTGGCCCGCACGGAGAACGGCGGCTTCTCGAGGACCGCGGACAGGAATGCCCGCGCCTCGCCTTCCCCCATGGTCCGCTCCAGCGCCTCGATGAGGGGGGCGGGGGCGGACAGCTCCGCCGCCGCCCTGCGGGGATCTCCCGGCCCGGGGACGGCCGGCGTCTTTCCCGCGCGGACGATCGCCCGCAGCACGGCGTTGACGAATCCCGCGGCGCCTCCCCCGCGGACGGCCTTGACCGCCTCCACGGTCTCGTTCAGCGCCGCCCTCTCGGGGATGCGCGTGTAGAAGAGCTGGTACGCCCCCGCCCGCAGGGCGTTGCGCACGTACGCGTCGGTCTTGTCGAGCGGCCTGGAGAGGAACGGCAGGAGGGCGTAATCGATCGTCCCGCGGCGACGGAGGGTGCCCATCACGATCTCCGTCACCAGCCCGCGGTCCCTCGGGTCCGCGAAGGTCCCTTCGCGCAGCGCACGATCCAGGACGATATCGGCGAACGCCTCGTCCCGGTCCACCCGCGCGAGGACCGAGATCGCCGCATCCCTTACGATAGCCGGTCTCCCTTCGCCAGACGGCGCCCCTGCGCATATGCCCAGGCGGCCATGGGCTTTCCCCCCTCGGGCTGGAGGGTTGTCAGGCGGAGGCTCCCCTCGCCGCACGCCACGGAGATCCCATCGCGGCCGACGGCGATCACTTCCCCGGGAATTCCCGCTCCCGGAGGATCGTCCTGCGCGAGAACCGGGGGGAGGACCTTGACCGCCGTCCCGCCATGCGCCGCGGCGGCCGAAGGCCATGGCGTCATCCCCCGGACGAGGTCCCGGATCTCCCGGGCGGAGCGGGACCAGTCGATCCTCCCATGTTCCTTCTTCAGCATCGGCGCGTACGTCGCCAGCGCATTGTCCTGCGGAGTCTCCGCAAGCGTTCCTTCCCGCATGCGCCCCAGCGCCTCGACCAGCGCCTCCGCCCCGAGGACGGACAGCTTCCCGTACATCGATTCGGCGGTGTCCACGTCGCCGATCGGCATCTTCCGGACATGGAGGATCGGCCCCGTGTCCATCCCTTCGTCCATCCTCATGATGGTGATCCCCGTCTCCGTCTCGCCGCGCGCGACCGCCCAGTTGATCGGGGCGGCCCCGCGGTACTTCGGCAAAAGCGACGCATGGACGTTGACGCAGATCGTCCGCGGCAGGTCGAGGATCGATTTCGGGAGGATATGGCCGTACGCGACGACCACGATCAGGTCGGGCGACTCGGCGGCGATCCGCGCGACGGCCTCTGGATGACGCGCCTTCTCCGGCTGGAATACGGGGACCCCGAGCCTTGCGGCCTCTTCCTTGACGGGAGGGGGGGCCACGATCCGTCCCCTCCCCGCGGGCCGGTCCGGGTTGCATAAAACCAGCGTGACGTTCTCGCGCGCGGCCAGCGCGGCGAGGGACGGCACGGCGAACGCCGGCGTCCCCATGAACACCGTGCGCAGCGGGGATGCCCCGGCCCCGTGGAGCCCGGGGCTCACTTCACGGAAGCCGTCGCGGCGGGAATCGGGGCGGGAATCCGGTCGATGAAGAGGATGCCGTCCAGGTGGTCGATCTCGTGCTGGATGGCGCGACCGAGGATCCCGCTCGCCTGGATATGCAGCGGCTCCCCTTCCCCGCTCAGCCCCCGGACGATCACGGTCTCCGGCCTGGGGACCTCCCCCTGGACGCCGGGCACGCTCAGGCAGCCCTCCATGCACGATACGATCGGGCCGTCCTGCCCGACGATCTCGGGGTTTACGATCGCGAGCGGGGCGGCGGCCTCGTCCGCCGGGGAGACATCCACAACGATGACCCGCTTCCCGACCCCCACCTGGGTCGCCGCCAGCCCGATGCCGTCGGACCCGTACATCGTCTCGAACAGGTCTTTGATGAGATCCCGCACCCGTTCGTCTATTTTCGTTACCGGAGCCGCTTTCCGTGCCAGGAACGGATCGGGGTAGACGAGGATATCCCTAACCATCGGCAGCCACCTTCCACGGCGGATAACACCGCACCATGTTTTTCCCGGTCTCCTTCCCCCAGTACAGGGCGCGGTCCGCGTCCTCCATGAGCGACCGGCCGGTCCGGTCGGAAGCCGGGGAGAAAGACGCCACCCCCCACGTGGCGGTCACGCGAAACGACCCGGAAGTCGGGCCGAAAGCCTTCTCGCCCACCTTCCGGCGCACCCTCCGGGCCGCCCGCACCGCCTGGTCGGCGTCGGCCCCCGGCAGAAGCCATACGAACTCGTCGCCGCCCAATCGGGCCACAATGTCGTAGCGTCTTTTCGACCCGTCCAGTATATCTCCGAATTGCCGGATCACGTTGTCCCCGGCGGAATATCCGTGCGCCTCGTTGACGTCCCGGACGCCGTCGATGTCTGCCACGACGCAGGACAGCGGGCCCCCGGTCCGGCGGGCCATTTCGACGCATCGATCGAGGGACTGCGTGAAATTCCTTCGATTGGGAAGCCCCGTCAGGCCGTCCGTCAGGGAGAGATCCAGAAGCTCCCGGTTCGCCTCCAGGACGGTCCGGTACAGCCCGCCCAGAGCGCGAAACGGCTTCGACCGCTCGAGGATCTCCGGGACGGGAAGCTCCGCGCTGAAGAGCTGGTCGACCCCCGCCGCGCGAAGCCTGCGCTCCCAGCGCAGGGCGTTGCTCCCGCCGACCAGGAAGACGGGCACCCCGCCGGCCCCTTCGCTCCGGCGGAAACGCCGCAGGATCCCCTCTTCGCCGGCGATGTCGCCGAACTCGCCCAGGAAGGCGGCGGCGAGGCCGCTCCCGGCCGCGCGAACGTCGAGAAGCGCCTCCCAGGAGCCGGAGGTCTGCACGTCCCATCCGCGGGAGGCCATCGTCGTCGCCAGCGATTTGAGCACCGGCCAGAGGGGACGGGCGACCAGAAAGGTTTCCGGCAAGGGGTACCGCCTCCACGCCGTTATTCGACAGGCCTCGTCCAGTCGCGCAGGACGTTCGCGTTTCGCAGCGCCACCCCGGCGACGTGCCCGAACGCGATCAGCAGCTCGAGATCCTCTTCGAGGAAACCGTTCACCCGGTGATGGTCGAGGTTGATCACCCCCAGCACCTCGGATCCCCATTTGACCGGCACGGCCATCTCGCACATGACCTTCGGGTTCGCCTCCACGTACCGCGGATCCTCCCGGACGTCGGGCACCAGGAGCGGGACCCCCTCCTTCGCCACCCACCCCGTGATCCCCTCGCCGATCCGAAGCCGAAGGGCGCTCTTCACGGACTGGCCCAGCCCCTGCTCCGCTTCGATGAAGAGCATCCCGGAGATGGGATCCACCCGGATGACCGAGCCGGAGGACGCCCCCCAAAGCCCGATGGCGCGGTCGATGATGAGCTGGAACAGGACGGCGGGATCGGATTCCTCGTTGAGCGCCTTGCTGATGTCGAAGATGGCCGCAAGCTTGCGGGCCTTCTTGTCGAGCCGGGCGACAAGCGCCGCGTTCGCCAGCGCGACCGACGCGAAATTCGCCATCACGCTGAGCAGCTTCAGGTCCTCGTCCTCAAGGTTCCTCCGATCGAGGGGGGTCGCCGCGACCATCAGCCCGATGTTGGCGTCCGCGCCCTTCACCGGGGCCGCGAGGAATCCCTTCACATCGAGTTTGCGCATCAGCCGGAGCAGGCTGCGGTCCAGCCCGGGCCGCCCTTCCGAGATGATGACCCCCTCCCCCGTCGCGAGGACCGGCTCCAGGACCCTCCGGAACATCTCGTGCCGGTACTTGTCGAACTGCTTCCCCCGCGGGACCCCCGCGATCGACCGGATCACGGGAAGCTCTTCGCCCGGCTCGTTCAGGAGCAGGACGCAGCGCTCCACGCGCAGGATCGACGCCGAGGCGGAGGTGATGAGATCGAAGCTGTGCTGGACGTCGCGGTCGGGATTGCTCAGCGCCTCGGAGATCTCGTACAGGGCGGACGTCAGCGTGGCCGCGAACGACACGTCCCGCGACCCCTCGGGGGATTTCGGCTCGCGGCGAAGGGCCTCGTAAAGGACCGACAGGACGCTCATCCGCCCCCCAGCAGCCGGCGAACCGTTTCCTTGAGCTCCGTGGTGTCGTGGGATTTCACGATGTACGCCTCGGATGCCCACGTGTTGAAATCCTGCTTGAACTCGCTGAACGCGGACACGAGGACCACGGGAATCGTCGGGTTCTTCTCCCGGATCCTCCGCAGCGTCTCGATGCCGTCGACGCCGGGCATCATGATGTCGAGTGTCACCAGGTCCGGCCCGAAGGCCTCCAGAAGGCGGACCGCCTCCCGGCCGTCCGCGGCGAGGCCGACGTCGTATCCTTCGTCGGCCAGCTCCGCCCGGTACAGCTCGCGGATGCTCTCTTCGTCGTCGACGACAAGGACTTTCTTCATTGCGCCCCTCCTTTCACCGCATCCTCCCCCCAGCGGGGGAGAACGCCCGCATCGATTCCGATGCGGGAAAGCGCCCTGGATGCGACGAAATCCACCATGTCGCCCACCGATGCCGGCCGGTGGTAGAACGCCGGGCAGGCGGGAAGGATGTCCGCCCCCGCGCGCGCGAGCGACAGCATGTTTTCAAGATGCAGGACGGAGAGCGGGGTTTCCCGGATCACCAGGACCAGCGGCCTGCGCTCCTTGAGGGCGACATCGGCGCACCGCGTCAGGACCGACGAGGAAACGCCCGATGCGATCCTGCCGACGGTCCCCATGGAGCAGGGCGCCACGATCATCGCGTCGGGCGGATTGGAGCCGGAGGCGAAAGGGATCCGGAAATCGTCTTCGGCGTGAAGCCGGAACGGCCGGGAATCCCCGATCCGGCCCGCGAGCCACCGCTTCCTTCCGGCGGTCGTCCCGGGGACCTTTCCGGCCCCCGTCTCCTCCTGCAGGATGTCCCAGCCCATGCGGGTGACCAGCACATGGAGCTCGATCCCCCCGGCCAGCAGGAGACCGGCGCACCGGAGGCCGTAGGCGGCGCCGCTCGCGCCCGTTATCCCGAGAAGCACCCTCATGGACCGCCCCGCGCCGCAAGATCGAGGTAGGTGAACAGGCAATACGCGATGCTCACGAACCCGTTGAGATTGAAAAAAGCCACGTTCAGCCGGGAGAGATCGTCCTCCCGGACGATCGAGTGTTCGTACGCGAGAACGCCGATGCACAGGGCAAGGCCGGCGAGGTACCATGCGCCGAGCCCAAACAAATGATACCCCAGCAGCAGCAGCGCCGCCATGATCAAATGGAACGCCCGCGCGACCCGGAGGGAGCTCCTCACCCCCAGGCGCCGCGGGATGGAGTGGAGCCCGGCGCTCCGGTCGAACTCGATGTCCTGCAGCGCGTAGAGGACGTCGAAGCCGGCGACCCAGAACAGCACCGCGAAGCAGATGGAGAGGATCCGGGCGTCGATCCGCCCCGTCACCGCGATCCATGCCGCCAGCGGCGCCGCCCCCAGGCACGCGCCGAGGACCAGGTGCGAGGCCCACGTGAACCGCTTCGTATACGAGTAGGCGAACAGCAGGAGCAGCAGGACGGGCGAAAGCTTGAGGCAAAGGGCGTTCAGCATCCCCGCTGAGAACACGAGCAGCAGCGCGGACGCCAGGACCAGCGCCCCCGCCGTCGGCCGGCTCACCTTCCCCGCGGGGATCGCGCGCTCCCGGGTCCGCGGGTTCCTTGCGTCGATGTCCGCGTCCGCGATCCGGTTGAATCCCATCGCCGCGCTGCGGGCGCCGACCATCGCAAGGAGGATGAAAAGGACGGTCCGGGCGGGGGGGAGGAAGTGCGGCGCGCCCGTCTCCCGGGCGGCGAGGAACATCCCGACGAGGGCGAACGGCAGCGCGAAGACCGTGTGCGCCACCTTGATCATTTCCAGGTAGACCGCGATCCGGCGGAACACGCTCAGAAACCGTATTCCTTCCATCGCATCGTGACGAGCTCCGTAATCTCCCCGGGCATGGCGATGTCCTCGGGCCATTCCCGCGCGAACCCTTCGGACGCCCATTTCCGCGTGGCGTCGATCCCCATCTTCGAACCGTAGTGCGGCACGGGCGAGGCGTGCTCGAGGGCGTCGACAGGACCTTCCACGATCATCGTGTCGCGCCGGGGATCGACGTTGTTCCCGATCCGCCACAGGACCTCGGACAGGTTCTGGATGTTCACGTCCGCGTCGAACACGACCACGAACTTCGAGAACATGAGAAGCCCCAGCCCCCAGACGGCGCTCATCACCTTCCGGGCGTGCCCGGGGTAGCGCTTGTCGATGGAGAAGAAGGCGAAGTTGTGGAAGATTCCCTCGGGCGGGAGATTCATGTCCACCACCTCGGGGACGATCTTGCGGAGCAGCGGCAGGAAGATCCGCTCCGTCGCCTTCCCCATGAAGACGTCTTCCATCGGCGGCTTGCCGACGATGGTGGCCGGATAGACCGGGTTCTTCCTCCGGGTCACGCAGGTCAGGTGGAAAACCGGATACGCGTCCGCCAGGGAGTAGTACCCGGTGTGGTCGCCGAACGGCCCCTCGGTCCGCAGCTCGTCCGGATCCACGTAACCTTCGAGGATAACCTCCGCATGGGCGGGGACCTCGATGTCGGAGGTGACGCACCGCACCAGCTCGACCGGCTCCTTCCGGAGGAATCCCGCGAACATCATCTCGTCGACGTCCTCGGGCAGCGGCGCGGAGGCCGAGTAGATCGTCGCAGGGTCCCCCCCCAGCGCCACCGCGACGGGCATCCTCTCCCGCTTCCGGCGGAAGCCGCGGAAATGCTGCGCGCCGCCCTTGTGGACGTGCCAGTGCATCCCGGTCGTCGTCTCGTCATAGACGTGCATCCGGTACATGCCGACGTTGCGCCGCCCCGTTTCGGGGTGCTTCGTGAACACCAGCGGCAGCGTGATGAAGGGGCCGCCGTCGCCGGGCCAGGTCTTCACGACCGGGAGGAACGACAGCGACGGGCGTTCCCGCTCCACGACCTCCTGGCAGGGGGCGGAAGAGACCGTCTTCGGGACGAAGTCGGCCAGCCGGGCCAGCTTGGGGAGCATCTTGAGCTTCTCGAGGAAGTTGGAGGGGATCTCCGGCTCGATGACCTCCCGCACCCGCCCGGCGATGTCGTCGAGACGCTCGACTCCCAGCGCGAAGCACATCCGCTCCATCGTGCCGAAGAGATTCATCGCAAGGGGGACGGACGGACTCTCCTTCACGTTCGTGAACAGCAGGGCGGGACCGCCCGTTTTCACCGCCCGGTCGGCGATTTCCGCCGCTTCGAGCTCCGCGGACACCGGGGCATGAATCCTCTTGAGGTCGCCGCGCGCCTCGAGGGCGGCGAGAAACGAGGACAGGTCGCGGAACGCCATCGGAATCCCTCTTTAAATGACGGGTGATGGGGAATCATATCACACGGGGCCGGCGCAGACGCCCTGATCAGCGGAGAAACGACGCGCCGGTTGCAGCGAGACCGGGAGGAGCGGATCCCGGGGTCGCGGCGAGCCGCTCGTCCATCCCCCGGCGAAACAGTTCATAGGCGGCCATGCTGCTTTCCGGGACCGATCGGCCGCGAGGTAGCCGGACCGTGAGCGGGTTCACGTACTTTCCGTCCTTGCGGATCCGGAAATCGAGGTGAGGACCGGTGGAGCGCCCGGTGGAGCCGACGTACCCGATGACATCTCCCTGCCCCACCCGGCTTCCCCTGCGGATCCCCTTCCCGAACCGGGAAAGATGCCCGTAGTACGTGGAGTACCCTCCGCGATGCTCCAGGACGATGAGGTTGCCGTTGGCTCCCTTGTACCCGGCGAAGCGCACGCGGCCGTCGCCCAGCGCCTGGACCGGCGTCCCGGCGGAGGCGGCGTAGTCCACGCCGAAATGAGGACGGCGGATCTTGAGAATGGGATGCATCCGGCTGCCGGTGTACCCCGAGCTGATCCGCCGATAGCTGAGGGGCGCCTTCAGGAAAGCCTTTCGGAGAGACTTCCCTTCCTCGTCGAAATATCCCGCCTCCCCGCCCGCCTCGTACCGGTACGCCTTGTAGACCTCTCCGCCGTTGACGAATTCGGCGGCCAGGATGTTCCCGTACCCCCGGAATTCCCCGTCGAGCCACCGCTCCTCGACGACCAGCCGGAATGAGTCCCCCTTCCGAAGGTCCGTCGTGAAATCGATGTCCCAGGAAAATATGTCGGACAGTTCGAGGGCCAGCAGTATCCCCCCGGGATCCCCGCCCAGCGAAGATACCAGGTTGGTTTCGATGGCCCCCTCGAGAAGGCCGGACCGCGTCTCGTATTCGATGTCCACCTTCACCGCCTCGAAGGCGGATCCGGTACGGCTTACCCGGAGATACATCGCGTCGTCGATCTGATAGGTCAGGGACAGAACGCCGTTCGCGGCGTCCGTCTCGATCCGGTACGGCCGGCCGGCGCTGATCGACCGGAACCGGTGGACCGACGCGGAGGCCTGCCGCATCTCGAACAGGTCCCGGGGATCGAGGCCGTACCGGTCGAAAATCGCGGCCATCGTCTCCCCCGCCTTCACGACGCCGGTGATCGTCCGGACGCCGTCGGAGCATTCCCCCCCGGGCGTACCGTCCGCTTCCGGCGCGCCGGGTCCCGCGGCGTTCCAGAGCAGCGCGGGCACGCCGAAGACCAGAAAAACCGCCGCCAGCGCGGCGAAGCGGAACCTTCGGTTCCCCATCCATCGCTCCCCATGAAAATCTGCGACTTCCGGTAATTTTAAATGCCGGCATCAGCGGATTCAACCTGTGGTACGTTGAAATCATGCCGGAAAACAGCCGGACACGCCGGGTGACCGCCGCATGAAGATCACGATCCGCCTCATCGTATCGCTTACGCTCGTCGTGGCGCTGGTGGCGGTCGGCTCCTCCTTCTACCAGGTGAGGGAAGAGCGGCTGCGCCTCGCGTCCGACCAGGAGCGCCGGGTCTCCCTTGTGGCCGAAAGCCTCGTGGAATCGGTGATCCCGCTGGTCCGTTCCGATTCGCGCCAGAGGCTCGACCGCCTCGTGGAGCGGTTCGGGAACCGCGAAAGGCTGCAGGGAATCGCCGTGTCCGACCCGCAGGGCGAAGTCCTCGCGTCCACCGCCGGGCTGAAAAACCGGTTCCCCCGATCCTTTCCTCAGGTCGTGAACGCCCTCACCGAAGGCCGGCCCTCGAGCGAGTTCAAGCCGATCGACGGAAAGAGGATCCATGTCTACACCCTTCCCCTGATCCAGGAAGGGGAGACCGTCGGGGCCCTTACGCTGTTCGACGACGTCTCCTTCATGGATGTCCGCCTCGCCGAGATCTGGAAGCACAACCTGCTCCGATTCCTGGTCCTGACGCTCATGGTCGTCGTGATAACCGTCGTGGTGGTCCGCTGGAGCATCACGGGGCCGATCGCCCAGATCGCGGACTGGGTGCGGGACATGCGGATGGGAAGGACCCGCGCGATCAAGCCGGGCCCCCCGCAG harbors:
- the rsmB gene encoding 16S rRNA (cytosine(967)-C(5))-methyltransferase RsmB — encoded protein: MRRGEPPPDNPPARGGKAHGRLGICAGAPSGEGRPAIVRDAAISVLARVDRDEAFADIVLDRALREGTFADPRDRGLVTEIVMGTLRRRGTIDYALLPFLSRPLDKTDAYVRNALRAGAYQLFYTRIPERAALNETVEAVKAVRGGGAAGFVNAVLRAIVRAGKTPAVPGPGDPRRAAAELSAPAPLIEALERTMGEGEARAFLSAVLEKPPFSVRANPFRTTAPELLARFASEGMEPSPCRFAPDGIVLGKPPAVHSDDAFRRGAYLVMDEGAQLIAPLLSPAPGERILDACAAPGGKTTHLAALAGGKAAIVAADVSAARIRMLRETAARTAAPGIDTALNDFSRAPLPSSRRVYDKVLVDAPCTGMGVIRRNPDAKWRFRPETVETMSRVQAMILANAWESVRPGGMLLYCTCSPLREEDEDVVRAFLSSRPDAALSGPHVGWPGPADAWTPDGFLRLYPHKHGTDAFFGALVKRAEQGRS
- the fmt gene encoding methionyl-tRNA formyltransferase, encoding MGTPAFAVPSLAALAARENVTLVLCNPDRPAGRGRIVAPPPVKEEAARLGVPVFQPEKARHPEAVARIAAESPDLIVVVAYGHILPKSILDLPRTICVNVHASLLPKYRGAAPINWAVARGETETGITIMRMDEGMDTGPILHVRKMPIGDVDTAESMYGKLSVLGAEALVEALGRMREGTLAETPQDNALATYAPMLKKEHGRIDWSRSAREIRDLVRGMTPWPSAAAAHGGTAVKVLPPVLAQDDPPGAGIPGEVIAVGRDGISVACGEGSLRLTTLQPEGGKPMAAWAYAQGRRLAKGDRLS
- the def gene encoding peptide deformylase, which produces MVRDILVYPDPFLARKAAPVTKIDERVRDLIKDLFETMYGSDGIGLAATQVGVGKRVIVVDVSPADEAAAPLAIVNPEIVGQDGPIVSCMEGCLSVPGVQGEVPRPETVIVRGLSGEGEPLHIQASGILGRAIQHEIDHLDGILFIDRIPAPIPAATASVK
- a CDS encoding GGDEF domain-containing protein, translating into MPETFLVARPLWPVLKSLATTMASRGWDVQTSGSWEALLDVRAAGSGLAAAFLGEFGDIAGEEGILRRFRRSEGAGGVPVFLVGGSNALRWERRLRAAGVDQLFSAELPVPEILERSKPFRALGGLYRTVLEANRELLDLSLTDGLTGLPNRRNFTQSLDRCVEMARRTGGPLSCVVADIDGVRDVNEAHGYSAGDNVIRQFGDILDGSKRRYDIVARLGGDEFVWLLPGADADQAVRAARRVRRKVGEKAFGPTSGSFRVTATWGVASFSPASDRTGRSLMEDADRALYWGKETGKNMVRCYPPWKVAADG
- a CDS encoding GAF domain-containing protein — translated: MSVLSVLYEALRREPKSPEGSRDVSFAATLTSALYEISEALSNPDRDVQHSFDLITSASASILRVERCVLLLNEPGEELPVIRSIAGVPRGKQFDKYRHEMFRRVLEPVLATGEGVIISEGRPGLDRSLLRLMRKLDVKGFLAAPVKGADANIGLMVAATPLDRRNLEDEDLKLLSVMANFASVALANAALVARLDKKARKLAAIFDISKALNEESDPAVLFQLIIDRAIGLWGASSGSVIRVDPISGMLFIEAEQGLGQSVKSALRLRIGEGITGWVAKEGVPLLVPDVREDPRYVEANPKVMCEMAVPVKWGSEVLGVINLDHHRVNGFLEEDLELLIAFGHVAGVALRNANVLRDWTRPVE
- a CDS encoding response regulator, which translates into the protein MKKVLVVDDEESIRELYRAELADEGYDVGLAADGREAVRLLEAFGPDLVTLDIMMPGVDGIETLRRIREKNPTIPVVLVSAFSEFKQDFNTWASEAYIVKSHDTTELKETVRRLLGGG
- a CDS encoding UbiX family flavin prenyltransferase, encoding MLLGITGASGAAYGLRCAGLLLAGGIELHVLVTRMGWDILQEETGAGKVPGTTAGRKRWLAGRIGDSRPFRLHAEDDFRIPFASGSNPPDAMIVAPCSMGTVGRIASGVSSSVLTRCADVALKERRPLVLVIRETPLSVLHLENMLSLARAGADILPACPAFYHRPASVGDMVDFVASRALSRIGIDAGVLPRWGEDAVKGGAQ
- a CDS encoding UbiA-like polyprenyltransferase; this translates as MEGIRFLSVFRRIAVYLEMIKVAHTVFALPFALVGMFLAARETGAPHFLPPARTVLFILLAMVGARSAAMGFNRIADADIDARNPRTRERAIPAGKVSRPTAGALVLASALLLVFSAGMLNALCLKLSPVLLLLLFAYSYTKRFTWASHLVLGACLGAAPLAAWIAVTGRIDARILSICFAVLFWVAGFDVLYALQDIEFDRSAGLHSIPRRLGVRSSLRVARAFHLIMAALLLLGYHLFGLGAWYLAGLALCIGVLAYEHSIVREDDLSRLNVAFFNLNGFVSIAYCLFTYLDLAARGGP
- a CDS encoding menaquinone biosynthesis decarboxylase is translated as MAFRDLSSFLAALEARGDLKRIHAPVSAELEAAEIADRAVKTGGPALLFTNVKESPSVPLAMNLFGTMERMCFALGVERLDDIAGRVREVIEPEIPSNFLEKLKMLPKLARLADFVPKTVSSAPCQEVVERERPSLSFLPVVKTWPGDGGPFITLPLVFTKHPETGRRNVGMYRMHVYDETTTGMHWHVHKGGAQHFRGFRRKRERMPVAVALGGDPATIYSASAPLPEDVDEMMFAGFLRKEPVELVRCVTSDIEVPAHAEVILEGYVDPDELRTEGPFGDHTGYYSLADAYPVFHLTCVTRRKNPVYPATIVGKPPMEDVFMGKATERIFLPLLRKIVPEVVDMNLPPEGIFHNFAFFSIDKRYPGHARKVMSAVWGLGLLMFSKFVVVFDADVNIQNLSEVLWRIGNNVDPRRDTMIVEGPVDALEHASPVPHYGSKMGIDATRKWASEGFAREWPEDIAMPGEITELVTMRWKEYGF
- a CDS encoding peptidoglycan DD-metalloendopeptidase family protein, producing the protein MGNRRFRFAALAAVFLVFGVPALLWNAAGPGAPEADGTPGGECSDGVRTITGVVKAGETMAAIFDRYGLDPRDLFEMRQASASVHRFRSISAGRPYRIETDAANGVLSLTYQIDDAMYLRVSRTGSAFEAVKVDIEYETRSGLLEGAIETNLVSSLGGDPGGILLALELSDIFSWDIDFTTDLRKGDSFRLVVEERWLDGEFRGYGNILAAEFVNGGEVYKAYRYEAGGEAGYFDEEGKSLRKAFLKAPLSYRRISSGYTGSRMHPILKIRRPHFGVDYAASAGTPVQALGDGRVRFAGYKGANGNLIVLEHRGGYSTYYGHLSRFGKGIRRGSRVGQGDVIGYVGSTGRSTGPHLDFRIRKDGKYVNPLTVRLPRGRSVPESSMAAYELFRRGMDERLAATPGSAPPGLAATGASFLR